Proteins encoded together in one Terriglobus saanensis SP1PR4 window:
- a CDS encoding DUF5615 family PIN-like protein, whose amino-acid sequence MVPKFLIDECLSPDLALLARERGFVESSHVTWLGKGGSKDWELKQFILDHDWIFVTRNSTDFRGSAHEPGSHGQYADVPIHAGLVCVNGPDRMTAKIEVELFGIVLDAIGMTGLVNEVIEINLEEVGSGYELVRYALPT is encoded by the coding sequence GTGGTTCCAAAGTTCCTGATTGACGAATGCCTCAGCCCTGATCTGGCGCTGCTCGCGCGCGAGCGCGGCTTTGTCGAAAGCTCGCATGTGACCTGGCTCGGCAAAGGCGGATCGAAGGACTGGGAACTGAAGCAATTCATCCTGGACCACGACTGGATCTTCGTCACTCGGAACAGCACAGATTTTCGAGGCTCTGCCCATGAACCAGGTTCTCACGGGCAGTATGCAGACGTTCCAATACATGCGGGGCTGGTTTGCGTAAATGGCCCCGACCGAATGACCGCCAAGATCGAAGTTGAACTTTTTGGCATTGTCTTGGATGCGATTGGCATGACGGGGCTAGTCAATGAGGTGATCGAGATCAATCTGGAAGAAGTAGGAAGCGGGTATGAACTTGTGCGATACGCGCTGCCCACATAG
- a CDS encoding winged helix-turn-helix transcriptional regulator, with the protein MKSKEKEATRTQHLDAGYVHRANLAFEVLFQGKWRIQILCAMRSGPIRLGQLARIMPTASKKMLTQNLRKLESEGIVIRKDLSDLVLHIEYDLNERVRERVCALLDHLVEWGNFYLDVSRNDRS; encoded by the coding sequence TTGAAGAGCAAAGAGAAAGAAGCGACTCGAACGCAGCACCTAGACGCAGGCTACGTTCACCGCGCCAATCTTGCGTTCGAAGTCCTCTTCCAAGGGAAATGGAGAATCCAAATTCTTTGCGCCATGCGATCGGGCCCGATCCGTCTTGGACAATTGGCGAGGATCATGCCTACCGCATCCAAAAAAATGCTGACACAAAACCTAAGAAAACTCGAATCCGAAGGCATCGTTATCCGTAAGGACCTGAGCGATCTTGTCCTTCATATCGAATATGACCTGAATGAACGAGTGAGAGAGAGGGTCTGCGCCCTCTTGGATCACTTAGTAGAGTGGGGCAACTTTTATCTTGACGTATCGAGAAACGACCGGTCATAG